A genomic window from Sorex araneus isolate mSorAra2 chromosome 2, mSorAra2.pri, whole genome shotgun sequence includes:
- the CHCHD7 gene encoding coiled-coil-helix-coiled-coil-helix domain-containing protein 7 — MPLAARRLRDPDINPCLSESDASTRCMNENNYDKDRCSTYFMRYKNCRKFWNSIMVQRRQNGVKPYMPTAAERDEILGAMGKMPY; from the exons ATGCCCCTGGCAGCGCGGAGACTGAGAGACCCGGACATCAACCCTTGCTTGTCG GAATCTGACGCTTCTACCAGATGCATGAATGAAAACAACTATGACAAGGACAGGTGCTCCACTTACTTCATGAGGTACAAAAACTGCCGGAAATTTTGG AATTCTATCATGGTCCAAAGAAGACAGAATGGAGTGAAGCCATATATGCCTACAGCTGCCGAGAGAGATGAAATCTTGGGAGCCATGGGGAAAATGCCTTATTGA